From one Erythrobacter sp. HKB08 genomic stretch:
- a CDS encoding LPS-assembly protein LptD: MSRRAVPRLGGMALVALAWTLPAAAAAQEVEAAEPQPVEEVSQESARQIAFEADNLAYDSERDIVIASGNVILRSEDQSVRADEVVWDRPAGTITATGNVRAVDEAGNQLYTQSVVLNDRFEAGAMEDLLLALREGGRLAARGGERGEDGTIELNNAVYSACAVADEDGCDKDPSWRITAERVTYDPQDNRVRFRGAYLELFGARILPLPGLTVRTDGKAVSGFLVPDLRVSESNGVEVSGSYYVRVAENQDLEVTGYLFTEAPPMVSAKWRHLAAEGAYQITGYATQSRRISDFTGVPTSESDPRGYVFANGKFQFTPEWSITGSLRLASDRTFLRRYDISRDDRLRSMVDAERIDDDSYLSIAGWATQTLRLNQPQGQVPFVLPVIDYRHRFDDPLGLGGNVQLQANSLALFRDEGQDTQRAFASARWDLKRLTNLGQVITLTGLVRGDVYHSDENFLTQTAIYRGNPGWQTRGVAVAAVDMQWPFVGEAFGGTQVFTPRVQFVASPPIRNLAVPNEDARAIDLEDSNLFALNRFPGYDRVEDGARITYGFDWELQRPGLRVRTTLGQSYRLDKDQDILVDGTGLSERVSDFVGRTEVRYRDFLKLTHRYRLDKDSFSIRRNEFDAAVGSKSTYAEIGYLRLNRDIAAGIEDLQDREELRVATRVAFARYWSVFGSGVFNLTDRDEDPLLTSDGFEPIRTRLGVAYQDDCLEMGLTWRRDYITAGDAQRGDTFQLYFAIRNFGFR; this comes from the coding sequence ATGAGCCGCCGGGCGGTTCCCCGTCTCGGCGGGATGGCGCTGGTCGCGCTGGCATGGACCCTGCCCGCCGCTGCCGCCGCGCAGGAGGTCGAGGCGGCCGAGCCGCAACCGGTCGAAGAGGTTTCGCAGGAAAGCGCTCGCCAGATCGCGTTCGAGGCTGACAACCTCGCTTACGATTCGGAACGCGACATCGTCATCGCCAGCGGCAATGTCATCCTGCGTAGCGAAGACCAGTCGGTCCGCGCAGACGAGGTCGTGTGGGACAGGCCCGCCGGCACGATCACCGCGACCGGCAATGTGCGCGCGGTCGATGAAGCCGGCAACCAGCTTTACACCCAGAGCGTCGTGCTCAACGACCGCTTCGAGGCAGGTGCGATGGAAGACCTGCTGCTCGCGCTGCGCGAAGGCGGCCGGCTGGCCGCACGCGGCGGCGAGCGCGGCGAAGACGGCACGATCGAACTCAACAACGCAGTCTACAGCGCCTGCGCGGTGGCCGACGAGGACGGCTGCGACAAGGACCCGAGCTGGCGTATCACTGCCGAGCGCGTGACCTACGATCCGCAGGACAACCGCGTCCGCTTCCGAGGCGCCTATCTCGAGCTGTTCGGTGCGCGCATCCTGCCGCTGCCCGGCCTAACCGTCAGGACCGACGGCAAAGCGGTGTCCGGCTTCCTCGTTCCCGACCTGCGCGTCTCGGAATCGAACGGCGTGGAGGTCTCGGGCAGCTACTACGTCCGGGTCGCCGAGAACCAGGACCTGGAAGTCACCGGTTACCTCTTTACCGAAGCTCCGCCGATGGTGTCCGCGAAATGGCGCCACCTCGCAGCCGAAGGCGCCTACCAGATTACCGGCTACGCGACGCAGAGCCGCCGTATTTCCGACTTCACCGGTGTCCCGACGAGCGAGAGCGATCCGCGCGGCTATGTCTTCGCCAACGGCAAGTTCCAGTTCACGCCGGAATGGAGCATCACCGGCTCGCTGCGCCTCGCCAGCGACCGTACCTTCCTTCGCCGCTATGACATCAGCCGTGACGACCGCCTGCGCTCGATGGTCGATGCGGAACGGATCGACGACGATTCCTATCTCTCGATTGCCGGCTGGGCGACGCAGACGCTGCGCCTCAACCAGCCGCAGGGACAGGTGCCTTTCGTCCTTCCGGTGATCGACTACCGCCACCGCTTCGACGACCCGCTCGGGCTTGGCGGCAATGTCCAGCTGCAGGCCAATTCGCTCGCGCTGTTCCGTGACGAGGGGCAAGACACGCAGCGCGCTTTCGCGAGCGCACGGTGGGATCTGAAGCGTCTCACCAACCTCGGCCAGGTCATTACACTAACCGGGCTGGTGCGCGGCGACGTCTATCACAGCGACGAGAACTTCCTGACGCAGACCGCGATCTATCGCGGCAACCCGGGTTGGCAGACGCGCGGCGTCGCAGTTGCAGCGGTCGACATGCAGTGGCCCTTCGTGGGCGAGGCATTCGGCGGCACGCAGGTCTTCACCCCGCGCGTCCAGTTCGTCGCGAGCCCGCCGATCCGCAATCTTGCCGTGCCGAACGAAGATGCGCGCGCGATCGATCTCGAGGATTCGAACCTCTTCGCGCTCAACCGCTTCCCCGGATATGACCGGGTCGAGGACGGGGCGCGCATCACCTACGGCTTCGACTGGGAGCTGCAGCGTCCAGGGCTGCGTGTGCGCACCACGCTCGGCCAGTCCTACCGGCTCGACAAGGACCAGGACATTCTCGTCGACGGGACAGGGCTTTCGGAACGCGTGTCGGACTTCGTCGGCCGAACCGAAGTTCGCTATCGCGATTTCCTCAAGCTCACCCACCGCTACCGGCTCGACAAGGACAGTTTCTCGATCCGCCGCAACGAGTTCGACGCAGCGGTCGGCTCGAAAAGCACCTATGCCGAGATCGGCTACCTGCGGCTCAACCGCGATATCGCCGCCGGCATCGAGGATTTGCAGGACCGCGAGGAATTGCGCGTCGCGACCCGCGTGGCTTTCGCCCGCTACTGGTCGGTATTCGGGTCGGGCGTGTTCAACCTCACCGACCGCGACGAGGATCCGCTGCTCACTTCGGACGGTTTCGAGCCGATCCGCACGCGCCTCGGCGTCGCCTATCAGGACGACTGCCTCGAGATGGGGCTGACCTGGCGCCGCGACTATATCACCGCAGGCGACGCGCAGCGCGGCGATACCTTCCAGCTCTATTTCGCCATCCGTAATTTCGGCTTCCGCTGA
- a CDS encoding leucyl aminopeptidase produces MQINFTDTRPSDARLVAHIVDKGKMPSGLEASIDEGASVARFEGKPGQFFDSFVERGGKTVRVALAGAGEPGVDARHANLEKAGAALAASYLTSGAKEIVLDLSGSGLDHIEACAALLGLRLRSWRYDIYRTRMKDEQKVTLESVTVVGAPDGTEAEWANYAALAEGIDFTRELVAEPANKVYPVSFVERCEKRFDGTGAKLVVLDEDAMEELGMGALLGVGQGSEQPSRLLAIEWNGGGDEKPIAFVGKGVTFDTGGISIKPGPGMWDMKWDMGGAGAVAGAMLALVKRKAKANIVGVVGLVENMPDGKAQRPGDIVTSMSGQTIEVLNTDAEGRLVLCDALHWVQTEYSPARIVDFATLTGAMLIALGNEHGGMFANDDTLAEDLLAAGRQTGDKLWRMPLGPAYDKLIDSPISDMKNIGPREAGSITAAQFLKRFIMDDTPWAHCDIAGMVWSEKPGHTWGKGATGYGVRLMDQLVRNTIEN; encoded by the coding sequence ATGCAGATCAATTTCACCGATACCCGGCCTTCGGACGCGCGGCTCGTGGCGCATATTGTCGACAAGGGCAAGATGCCTTCCGGTCTCGAAGCCTCGATCGACGAAGGTGCCAGCGTCGCCCGTTTCGAGGGCAAGCCGGGCCAGTTCTTCGACAGTTTCGTGGAACGCGGCGGCAAGACGGTGCGCGTTGCACTGGCAGGTGCAGGCGAGCCGGGCGTCGATGCGCGTCATGCGAATCTGGAAAAGGCCGGTGCTGCGCTGGCGGCCAGTTACCTGACCAGCGGCGCGAAGGAGATCGTGCTCGACCTGTCCGGTAGCGGCCTCGACCATATCGAAGCCTGCGCCGCGCTGCTCGGCCTGCGCCTGCGCAGCTGGCGCTACGACATCTATCGCACGCGCATGAAGGACGAGCAGAAGGTGACGCTCGAAAGCGTGACCGTGGTCGGCGCCCCCGACGGGACCGAGGCCGAGTGGGCGAACTACGCCGCGCTTGCCGAGGGTATCGATTTCACCCGCGAACTCGTCGCCGAACCGGCTAACAAGGTCTATCCGGTCAGCTTCGTCGAACGCTGCGAGAAGCGTTTCGATGGCACTGGCGCGAAGCTCGTCGTGCTCGACGAGGACGCGATGGAAGAACTCGGCATGGGCGCGCTGCTCGGCGTCGGGCAGGGCAGCGAGCAGCCTTCGCGCCTTCTCGCGATCGAGTGGAACGGCGGCGGCGACGAAAAGCCCATCGCCTTCGTCGGCAAGGGCGTGACTTTCGACACCGGCGGCATCTCGATCAAGCCGGGGCCCGGCATGTGGGACATGAAGTGGGACATGGGCGGCGCAGGCGCAGTAGCGGGCGCAATGCTCGCACTGGTCAAGCGCAAGGCCAAGGCGAATATCGTCGGCGTCGTCGGCCTCGTCGAGAACATGCCCGACGGCAAGGCGCAGCGTCCGGGCGACATCGTTACCTCGATGTCGGGCCAGACGATCGAAGTGCTCAACACCGATGCCGAAGGCCGCCTCGTGCTGTGCGACGCGCTGCACTGGGTGCAGACCGAGTATTCGCCTGCGCGCATCGTCGATTTCGCGACGCTGACCGGTGCCATGCTCATCGCGCTCGGCAATGAGCACGGCGGCATGTTCGCCAATGACGACACGCTGGCCGAAGACCTGCTCGCAGCAGGCCGCCAGACGGGCGACAAGCTGTGGCGCATGCCGCTCGGCCCGGCCTACGACAAGCTGATCGATTCCCCGATCTCGGACATGAAGAACATCGGCCCGCGCGAGGCGGGTTCGATCACCGCGGCGCAGTTCCTCAAGCGCTTCATCATGGACGACACGCCTTGGGCGCACTGCGACATCGCAGGCATGGTCTGGTCGGAGAAGCCGGGTCACACCTGGGGCAAGGGCGCGACCGGTTATGGCGTTCGCCTGATGGACCAGCTGGTCCGCAACACCATCGAAAACTGA
- a CDS encoding DUF2256 domain-containing protein, with the protein MRRKSDLPSKICETCGLPFTWRKKWERDWENVRYCSEKCRRNKGKGEA; encoded by the coding sequence ATGCGACGCAAGTCGGACTTGCCGAGCAAGATCTGCGAGACCTGCGGGCTGCCCTTCACCTGGCGAAAGAAGTGGGAGCGGGACTGGGAGAACGTCCGCTATTGCTCCGAAAAATGCCGGCGCAACAAGGGGAAGGGTGAGGCATGA
- the ndk gene encoding nucleoside-diphosphate kinase: MAVTRTFSIIKPDATRRNLTGAVTKMLEDAGLRVVASKRIHMTKEQAEGFYAVHKERPFFGELVEFMMSGPVVVQVLEGEDAVKRNRDIMGATNPADAAEGTIRKTFAESIEANTVHGSDSDENAKIEIDFFFDEDEIVG; this comes from the coding sequence ATGGCGGTTACCCGCACCTTTTCGATCATCAAGCCCGATGCCACCCGTCGCAACCTGACCGGCGCGGTCACCAAGATGCTCGAAGACGCCGGCCTTCGCGTCGTCGCTTCCAAGCGCATCCACATGACCAAGGAACAGGCCGAAGGCTTCTACGCGGTCCACAAGGAACGCCCCTTCTTCGGTGAGCTCGTCGAATTCATGATGTCCGGCCCGGTTGTCGTGCAGGTTCTCGAAGGCGAAGACGCCGTGAAGCGCAACCGCGACATCATGGGCGCGACCAACCCGGCCGACGCTGCCGAAGGCACGATCCGCAAGACCTTTGCCGAATCGATCGAGGCCAACACGGTCCACGGTTCGGACAGCGACGAGAACGCGAAGATCGAGATCGACTTCTTCTTCGACGAAGATGAAATCGTTGGATAA
- a CDS encoding peptidylprolyl isomerase — protein MIDQFVTKLLGGLAAASLAATPVAAAAQDAQAAQDAQAAAAAQQEVRVGPYGIPAAAVLAKLEDENNRSPIAVVNGRVITGTDLAQRVALLVSTSGGELSPQELVQVRMQVLTNLIDEVLQIQAATAQEMVVEEAMVQQRYAEVAQRNFASSPDPVGSMDRQLEQFGSSAISLKQQIRGEIAWQSLLRRNVVPFINVSAEEARERLEQLEATRGTDEYRIGEIYLSATPETREAVARNANAIVQQIQQGGSFVAYARQFSEASTREVGGDLGWVQLNRLPNEMSELVSQMQVGQLVGPVEIPGGFNIILLIDKRQVLSADPRDARLGLKQISIEIPAGATEEQAAQQIQQFTSTIQSAGGCAAVDDVAAQIGAEVVPNSAVPARTLPGQLQQAVLNMQVGQITQPFGSLEEGVRVLMLCSREMPQAGAQQSVEDIRQEIENERIEKRAQAFLRDLRNDADIRYN, from the coding sequence GTGATCGACCAATTCGTTACCAAGCTTCTTGGCGGGCTTGCCGCCGCTTCCCTCGCTGCCACGCCGGTAGCCGCTGCCGCGCAGGATGCGCAGGCGGCACAGGATGCGCAGGCCGCTGCTGCCGCGCAGCAGGAAGTTCGCGTCGGTCCTTACGGCATTCCGGCCGCAGCCGTGCTTGCCAAGCTCGAAGACGAGAACAACCGTTCGCCCATCGCCGTCGTGAACGGCCGGGTCATCACCGGTACCGACCTCGCCCAGCGCGTCGCGCTGCTGGTTTCGACCTCGGGCGGTGAGCTGAGCCCGCAGGAACTGGTACAGGTCCGCATGCAGGTCCTGACCAACCTGATCGACGAGGTTCTCCAGATCCAGGCCGCAACCGCGCAGGAAATGGTGGTCGAGGAAGCGATGGTCCAACAGCGCTACGCCGAGGTCGCGCAGCGCAATTTCGCTTCGAGCCCGGACCCGGTCGGCTCGATGGACAGGCAGCTCGAGCAATTCGGCTCGTCGGCCATCTCGCTCAAGCAGCAGATTCGCGGCGAGATCGCCTGGCAGAGCCTGCTTCGCCGCAATGTCGTGCCGTTCATCAACGTCTCGGCCGAAGAAGCGCGCGAGCGCCTCGAACAGCTCGAAGCGACGCGTGGCACCGACGAATACCGCATCGGTGAAATCTACCTGAGCGCCACGCCCGAAACGCGCGAAGCGGTAGCGCGCAACGCCAATGCCATCGTGCAGCAGATCCAGCAGGGCGGCAGCTTCGTCGCCTATGCCCGCCAGTTCTCCGAAGCCTCGACGCGCGAGGTCGGCGGCGATCTCGGCTGGGTGCAGCTGAACCGCCTGCCGAATGAGATGTCGGAGCTGGTCAGCCAGATGCAGGTCGGCCAGCTTGTCGGCCCGGTCGAGATCCCGGGCGGCTTCAACATCATCCTGCTGATCGACAAGCGCCAGGTACTCTCGGCCGATCCGCGCGATGCACGCCTCGGCCTGAAGCAGATCTCGATCGAGATCCCCGCAGGTGCGACGGAAGAACAGGCTGCGCAGCAGATCCAGCAGTTCACCTCGACGATCCAGTCCGCCGGTGGCTGTGCCGCAGTCGACGATGTCGCTGCGCAGATCGGCGCAGAGGTCGTACCGAACAGCGCCGTCCCCGCCCGCACGCTTCCGGGCCAGCTGCAGCAGGCCGTGCTCAACATGCAGGTCGGCCAGATCACGCAGCCCTTCGGCTCGCTCGAAGAAGGCGTCCGCGTCCTCATGCTGTGCAGCCGCGAAATGCCGCAGGCCGGCGCGCAGCAGTCGGTCGAGGACATTCGCCAGGAAATCGAGAACGAGCGCATCGAAAAGCGCGCTCAGGCGTTCCTGCGCGACCTGCGCAACGACGCCGACATCCGGTATAATTGA
- a CDS encoding nuclear transport factor 2 family protein, protein MRGANPKAVASRFLAAIEAEDLDTIESLLANDVVYTDSRGDSISGYSSCVEAMRRMFEMDIAFAIQPSSMTQAGENVLIRGRCSSRDPRLNAQCLWRFRVRNGKLAEYQSHRASDPPAFARFLMPEAVC, encoded by the coding sequence ATGCGCGGGGCCAATCCCAAGGCCGTCGCGAGTCGGTTTTTGGCCGCGATCGAGGCAGAAGACCTCGATACGATTGAGAGCTTGCTGGCGAACGATGTCGTCTACACGGACAGTCGCGGAGATAGCATCTCCGGCTACTCGTCCTGTGTCGAAGCCATGCGCCGCATGTTCGAAATGGACATTGCCTTCGCAATCCAGCCCTCATCGATGACGCAAGCGGGTGAGAATGTCCTGATCAGGGGGCGTTGCTCTTCGCGCGATCCGCGTCTCAACGCGCAGTGCCTGTGGCGCTTCCGCGTGCGGAACGGCAAGCTCGCCGAATACCAGTCGCATCGCGCATCCGATCCGCCCGCCTTCGCCCGCTTTCTCATGCCGGAAGCGGTCTGCTGA
- a CDS encoding nuclear transport factor 2 family protein produces the protein MARRLISGFNAGDVELVDSSITDDFRFIDSGEGVIAGRDDFLEVYDRFTELVPRFTIHVETISEQGVEVYVRGRIETDEPEMARDTHWRVVVREDRVCEWQNYTRAEPVPFALLMGYSSSAAAD, from the coding sequence GTGGCCCGCCGCCTGATCAGCGGTTTCAATGCCGGTGATGTCGAGCTGGTCGACAGTTCGATTACCGATGATTTCCGGTTCATCGACAGCGGGGAAGGCGTGATTGCCGGCCGCGACGATTTCCTCGAGGTATACGACCGTTTCACCGAGCTGGTGCCGCGCTTCACCATCCATGTCGAAACGATCTCCGAGCAAGGGGTCGAGGTATATGTGCGCGGGCGCATCGAGACCGACGAGCCGGAAATGGCACGCGATACCCATTGGCGCGTCGTGGTCCGGGAGGACCGCGTGTGCGAGTGGCAGAACTATACGCGCGCCGAGCCCGTGCCCTTCGCATTGCTCATGGGCTACAGTTCCTCGGCTGCCGCCGACTGA
- the purM gene encoding phosphoribosylformylglycinamidine cyclo-ligase codes for MSGDTSQESYTYEGAGVSIEAGNALVKAIGPLVKATARPGADSEIGGFGGFFDPKAAGYSDPLLVAANDGVGTKLKLAIDYDRHDTVGIDLVAMCVNDLIVQGAEPLFFLDYFATGKLENGVAERVIAGIAGGCKDAGCALIGGETAEMPGMYAEGDYDLAGFCVGAVERGEQLTGEKVAPGMVLVGLASSGVHSNGYSLVRRLAADKGWKLDRPAIFDSERLLIDALIEPTRIYVKRLLPLIREGRIAALAHITGGGLLENIPRVLPKGSHARVDADSWEQPRLMAFLQAQGNIEPAEMARTFNCGVGMVLAVEEAEADGVMAALKEAGETAFVIGRIEEGERGCTVSGSTGTWSAKDDWEATHLA; via the coding sequence ATGTCAGGGGACACGTCGCAGGAAAGCTACACCTACGAAGGTGCAGGCGTCTCGATCGAGGCGGGCAATGCGCTCGTCAAGGCGATCGGACCGCTGGTGAAGGCAACCGCCCGCCCGGGCGCGGATAGCGAGATTGGCGGCTTCGGCGGCTTCTTCGATCCGAAGGCAGCCGGCTACAGCGATCCGCTGCTCGTCGCGGCCAATGACGGTGTCGGCACCAAGCTCAAGCTCGCGATCGATTACGACCGGCACGACACGGTCGGCATCGATCTCGTCGCGATGTGCGTCAACGACCTGATCGTGCAGGGCGCAGAGCCGCTGTTTTTCCTCGATTATTTTGCAACCGGCAAGCTGGAGAACGGCGTCGCCGAGCGCGTCATCGCGGGCATCGCCGGGGGCTGCAAGGATGCAGGCTGCGCGCTGATCGGTGGCGAGACTGCGGAGATGCCGGGCATGTATGCCGAGGGCGATTACGACCTGGCAGGCTTCTGCGTCGGCGCGGTCGAGCGCGGCGAGCAGCTGACCGGCGAGAAGGTTGCGCCCGGCATGGTACTCGTCGGCCTTGCCTCTTCGGGCGTCCATTCGAACGGCTATTCGCTCGTGCGCAGGCTCGCGGCGGACAAGGGCTGGAAACTCGATCGCCCGGCCATATTCGATTCGGAGCGCCTGCTGATCGACGCTCTGATCGAACCGACCCGCATTTACGTGAAGAGACTGCTTCCGCTGATCCGCGAAGGGCGGATCGCTGCGCTGGCGCACATCACCGGCGGCGGACTGCTCGAGAACATCCCGCGCGTTCTTCCCAAGGGCAGCCATGCCCGCGTCGATGCCGACAGCTGGGAACAGCCGCGGCTGATGGCGTTCCTGCAGGCGCAGGGGAATATCGAGCCTGCCGAAATGGCGCGCACCTTCAATTGCGGCGTCGGCATGGTGCTGGCGGTCGAGGAAGCCGAGGCAGACGGGGTCATGGCGGCACTGAAGGAAGCGGGCGAGACCGCCTTCGTCATCGGCCGGATCGAGGAAGGCGAGCGCGGTTGCACCGTCTCCGGCTCGACAGGCACGTGGTCGGCGAAAGACGACTGGGAAGCGACCCACCTTGCCTGA
- the purN gene encoding phosphoribosylglycinamide formyltransferase: MPEKAKVAVFISGKGTNMAALLYASRADSCPYEIVLVAANDPDAEGLKLAAAEGVATFALSHRGMARAAHDAAMEEAALGAGADYIVLAGYMRILDSAFVKRWAGRMLNIHPSLLPKYPGLDTHKRAIEAGDSHGGATVHLVTEELDAGQALGRIEVAIWPGDTPEKLANRVRVAEHQLYPRVLAEYVSRGNDPDHLLAKVRELALVLPETHERESHGSPGWRAGSEKSGKYFAYFNDQHHGSEHIALLVKTSGMDELLDLVENRPDAYFKPAYYGASGWIGVILNRPGVDWSHVAEWLERSWRQVAPKKATKLLDAADEF, translated from the coding sequence TTGCCTGAGAAGGCGAAAGTCGCCGTCTTCATATCGGGCAAGGGCACGAACATGGCCGCCCTGCTCTACGCCAGCCGCGCCGATAGCTGCCCTTACGAAATCGTCCTCGTCGCGGCCAACGATCCCGACGCCGAAGGACTGAAACTCGCAGCGGCTGAAGGCGTCGCGACCTTCGCATTGTCGCATCGCGGAATGGCGCGCGCAGCACATGATGCCGCGATGGAGGAGGCCGCACTCGGCGCCGGGGCGGATTATATCGTCCTTGCCGGCTACATGCGCATCCTCGACAGCGCTTTCGTGAAGCGCTGGGCTGGCCGGATGCTCAACATCCACCCATCGCTCCTGCCGAAATATCCCGGTCTCGACACGCACAAACGCGCGATCGAGGCGGGAGACAGTCATGGCGGTGCGACGGTGCACCTGGTGACGGAGGAGCTCGACGCCGGGCAGGCGCTCGGCCGGATCGAGGTTGCCATCTGGCCGGGCGATACGCCGGAAAAGCTCGCCAATCGGGTGCGGGTTGCCGAACACCAGCTCTACCCGCGGGTGCTCGCCGAATACGTCTCGCGCGGGAACGATCCCGACCATTTGCTCGCCAAGGTGCGCGAACTCGCCCTCGTCCTGCCCGAAACGCATGAGCGCGAAAGCCACGGCTCGCCCGGCTGGCGGGCGGGAAGCGAGAAGTCGGGCAAGTATTTCGCCTATTTCAACGACCAGCACCACGGCAGCGAACATATCGCGCTGCTGGTCAAGACCTCGGGCATGGACGAGCTGCTCGACCTCGTCGAGAATCGGCCGGACGCGTATTTCAAGCCGGCCTATTATGGCGCTTCGGGATGGATCGGGGTGATCCTCAACCGCCCCGGTGTCGACTGGAGCCATGTCGCAGAATGGCTCGAGCGCAGCTGGCGGCAGGTCGCCCCGAAGAAGGCGACGAAACTGCTCGATGCGGCGGACGAGTTTTAG
- a CDS encoding DNA polymerase III subunit chi yields MRVDFYQLSRDPVEKVTALLAGKVVDSGGRLLVVSDEAGQLDRVEEALWAAHPPEFLANGRADAAHAERQPILLSATCDAANEARMILFADGKWREEARQFDRAFLLFDDSTIEQARSLWREMDGQERNFWKQDGARWVKAA; encoded by the coding sequence ATGAGGGTCGACTTCTACCAGCTGAGCCGCGACCCGGTCGAGAAGGTCACTGCATTGCTGGCAGGCAAGGTCGTCGACAGCGGCGGCAGGCTGCTGGTCGTGTCCGACGAGGCGGGGCAGCTCGACAGGGTCGAAGAGGCGCTGTGGGCTGCCCACCCGCCCGAGTTCCTCGCCAATGGCCGCGCCGATGCGGCCCATGCCGAACGCCAGCCCATCCTTCTGTCCGCAACGTGCGACGCTGCAAACGAGGCGCGGATGATCCTGTTCGCCGACGGGAAGTGGCGCGAGGAAGCTCGGCAGTTCGATCGCGCCTTCCTGCTGTTCGACGACAGCACGATCGAACAGGCCCGCAGCCTGTGGCGCGAGATGGACGGGCAGGAGCGTAATTTCTGGAAGCAGGACGGCGCGCGCTGGGTGAAGGCTGCCTGA
- the pdxA gene encoding 4-hydroxythreonine-4-phosphate dehydrogenase PdxA, whose translation MSARSDSLPPIALSLGDPAGVGPELIACAWADRSTQRLDPFFLEANPAIIREAAAMRGVDCPVVRISDPAEAGAAFGEGLPVIETDNGDYRPGNPDREGAVAALHSLDSAIAHTLAGRASAVVTAPVAKAELASVGFPTPGQTEYLALKCDVMVQDTAMMLAGPTLRTVPLTIHVAIADVPKRLSVELIVRRARVVARALQRDFGLERPRLAVAGLNPHAGENGAFGDEEARIIEPAIRTLREDGFDVTGPHAADALFTPHSRDGFDVALCMYHDQALIPIKALDFDQGVNVTLGLPIIRTSPDHGTAFDIAGERKADPGAMIAAIRMAGDCARRRAGHRVDG comes from the coding sequence TTGAGCGCGCGGTCCGACAGCCTGCCGCCCATCGCCCTCTCGCTGGGTGATCCGGCGGGCGTCGGTCCTGAGCTGATCGCCTGTGCCTGGGCGGATCGCTCGACGCAGCGCCTCGATCCCTTCTTCCTAGAGGCAAATCCGGCGATAATCCGCGAAGCCGCCGCCATGCGCGGTGTGGATTGCCCGGTGGTGCGCATATCCGATCCGGCGGAGGCGGGCGCCGCATTCGGCGAGGGCCTGCCCGTAATCGAGACCGACAATGGCGATTACCGCCCCGGCAATCCCGACCGCGAGGGCGCCGTCGCGGCGCTGCATTCGCTCGACAGTGCCATCGCCCATACACTTGCGGGTCGGGCGAGCGCCGTCGTCACAGCGCCTGTCGCCAAGGCCGAACTCGCCTCGGTCGGTTTCCCGACCCCGGGCCAGACCGAATATCTCGCGCTAAAATGCGATGTCATGGTGCAGGACACCGCGATGATGCTTGCCGGGCCGACGCTGCGCACCGTGCCGCTGACGATCCATGTCGCCATCGCCGATGTTCCCAAGCGCCTGTCGGTCGAGCTCATCGTCCGCAGAGCGCGCGTCGTGGCCCGTGCATTGCAGCGCGATTTCGGTCTTGAGCGCCCCCGCCTCGCGGTCGCAGGTCTCAATCCGCATGCGGGCGAGAACGGCGCTTTCGGGGACGAGGAAGCGCGCATTATCGAGCCTGCCATTCGCACCCTTCGCGAAGACGGTTTCGATGTGACCGGCCCGCACGCCGCCGATGCGCTGTTCACGCCGCATAGCCGCGACGGGTTCGATGTGGCGCTATGCATGTATCACGACCAGGCACTCATCCCGATCAAGGCGCTCGATTTCGACCAAGGGGTCAATGTGACGCTCGGCCTGCCGATCATCCGCACCAGTCCCGATCACGGGACCGCCTTCGATATCGCGGGCGAGCGCAAGGCCGATCCCGGCGCGATGATCGCCGCGATCCGCATGGCCGGCGATTGCGCCCGCCGCCGCGCCGGACACCGCGTCGATGGCTGA